In the Diospyros lotus cultivar Yz01 chromosome 13, ASM1463336v1, whole genome shotgun sequence genome, AGTCATAATGCCAAGAAATATAGAACCCACTTCAACTCAAACTTATTATTAGCTGTAGAAAGGAAGGAATGCTGAGAAtaactcaaattaattattattagtgaCAGTTGTCAATCTCCTCTTCCCCAGTATTTATTCTTCCTCTCATCTTACATTAGTCAATCTATTTGATCTATCCTTTCATTTGTTAAGGTGGAGAACTAAACCAAGAattctcttcctttttcttgttcATCCTTCGATTGACAATAGTGAAGATTTACAAGAACAAataagaaattcaaaattgtgaaactTACAGAAGGATCAAGTTAAAAACCATACAATGAAACTTTGTGAAAGAGAGATTAAGCAAAGgttaagaagagaaacaaatattcctaaaaaattaatttggtttcatgTCTAGTAGGTCAACATTCAACCATGGAAGCTAACTACTTGCTGATGTGTCTGATTAAGAAATCTAAGAGATTAACAAGAAGATTTACACGTGGTACTTACAAATTTGGAAAAAGTCTAGGTTAAAACTTTCAAAGAAGTCTTGTGAGAGTTTTAAttatgtgagagagagagagagagtccaaGTTATCTATATACAAgctattgaaaatatttattatataggCATTAAACTTGTGAAATAGATACTAAgtctttttaaattataattgaatttaaattaaggaTCCACACTAAGTCCTTACATATTTACTCTAATAATAGATGAACTCACAAAGCAAGTCCAAAAAGAGTTGTCTTGGTGTATACTattggatgagacaaaagaaggcatgactgCTGAGGTGGTATGCTTTAGAATTAAAAGGCTTCTAGTTGAGTAGGTTGAAAAGCGTGGAATATAAGTTTACTGAAAATAAAAGTATAGATGAtgtaagacttgaatcaagttaattcaagaaaaaatcatttcaaattcttggaTCAATTATTCCGAAAGATGAAGagattattgaaaatattattcaCATAATCACAGTAGGATGGTTCAATGAAAAAGGTGCTTCTAGCATTTTATGTGGTTATTATATCCCTTTAAACttaaaagagaaataataatGAGTGCATAAAGACTAGTTCTAACGTATGGCATGAACTGTTTGGCAGTTAAGCACTCAGATGGTCACATGtacaaaatatgagcataattaAGATGAGGATGTTATGGATGCAATCATAGAGATGATCAGCTAGCTAGAATCCATACACAGCCAGCTCGTCCTAGTGGGATTAGACTTGGTGCTATTGTTGTTATTGATGATGAAACTACTCAAATCTTCCAATTCATTCCCAATAAATCCTACTTTCAAAGAATAGATTCATGCAGTCAAGTGCAATAGATGAGGAAGTGTGAAAACATCACACTTTGAAAATGGATCTCCCAaactcattaatttttttaaccaGTTTGCATGTTGTTAACAAGGACAAAAGGGTCAGGTCTTTTAACTGAGACAACTCAAAAAATAAGATTCCAATAGAGGCCCTAATAGATGAGCTGCATAAAAATTTTGTGCATGCACCTATGACAAAAGTATTCATTATTCATTGAATTGATGATATTCGGTCCATTGAACTATCGCTATATGACTGAAACATCTTTAGGGATCATGCTGACACAGTCGTTGGATACAAGGTAAACAACATGAAAGATATGCAACATCATAAGAAGAATGTCTATTTCTAGCAGACAGTAGATCACAAAAACATAGTGAGTGGAGAACAAAATGgcagaaaattaagaaaagtaaTTGAGCAGATAACAAATTAGCAAACCACCTTTTCAGCAGCATTCCTTAGTTTCTTGGCAGCCATTGAAGGTAGAAATGAATATGGCAACATTATAGCACTTCTATTATTTCGATCCTTGCACTCCATAAACCTGAATGATTATCACGATTAATGGACAGACAAAGAGATCCAGCAAGATAAGAAAACTCTATCcaatttttttgggttaaaaatgATAATGTTGCATGCTTTATTATGTGCAATTACTCCTTACAAAATCTTAAACCATTTTTAGATGGTTTTCCGTTTTCACCACAATCTCTATTGGGTTTTAGTTCTGGAAATCAGTAAAGAGTCTAGTGAAATCTTGATACTGCATCAATCAATATCAACTAACATATTGGGTCAAGGTGGGTCCAGAAAAGCAAGGAAATTACTATCATATAGCAGTATTGAGTTTACCATGAAAGAGGGCTAGCAGTTCTGTTAATGAGCAAGATATTTGAGTATTGACTTTTCTCTTTAAGATCAGCCCGACTAACTCCTTGTACATGGGCAATCCCTCTGTCCCCCAGCTTCATACCTGTCGAGAGAACATGATGCCACGATTCCGAGTTGTCCAGAATTACAGGGATAGTGTTGGATATGAGATCCAGATCGTACAAAGAATCCATGGTACAGGAGTTAGCTGTCCacctaataaataaaatagagcaAATATAAGATGAATAAGACAATTCTCAACTTAGTTATTTCTCTAACTAGTATAtgattttttgtaataaatgaAGTGAATTACAAAGTCATAGTGCAACAAGGACAGTCAtgcttttttaattttggttgCACACCACAACTTCACATGACAAGAACCAATCAAAGTGCAGCATGCATATTATGGGTTTTGTGAGAAGAAAACTGGAAAAAACATGATATGCATGTAAGACATCTATCCTGATTCTATTTTGTTCGACATAGTGAGCCATGTACGTAAAAAAAATTTGTACTAAGAAAAAGGAAGTCACGACCAGAAGGAAAATGACTCAAATTCTACAAACAACTTTATTTAAGACAAAAGAGCGTCATTGTTAAGGTTTTCATTGCAATGAAGGGTGAATTTGCTACCAACATAAGCCAAATGATACTTACGTCTCCTCTGAAGTCACTTTGCCAGACTGATGAAGAATCCCTTTCTTATTGTGTATTGGATTAATACATATCCTTGAAGGCATCACAAAAGTCCTGCAACAAGAAAAAGTAACGAAATCAGAAGCCTTATCACCAAGAtcataataaaaacaaaaaacttggTTCAATTCCACTCCTTTATGGACTTTCAGATTTAATTGAGACCATCCCAGATTCCCAATAGTGTCCTATGTAACTTATTTCGGATCAACTAATCAATCTGCTCAAAATAATGAAGAAACAAAGCTTGTTCAACATGACCTTGGcgaaaaaaatttcaacttcTTAAATAGGCCAATTTTACTAACCAGTTCCATTACAGCATGACAGCGATTTTCTCTCTTAAGCCAGAAGTGATCCACCCACTTTCAAATAGAACCACAATTTAGCTATACCAAGTTCACGTGCCACTCAATCATCTTGACATCCCAGCCTTACATATTCTCAACAGGTAAATATGAAATGAATGACAAGTTGATAACAAAATCAAGCATAGTGATTACAAATTATCACTAAACTACTAGCAAATTCACCAACAACCCAAACAAGAAAATCTGGCTAAAATGAGGCTCGCTTAACCGCACAAACTTTCCAAAGTTTCTTCACGCTTCATCCATCAATTCAATTTCCAAAAGCCTTTcaaaacaagaaccaagaaaCAGAGATGAAGTCCAAAGATGTGGATACCTCTGAAGAAATAGGGCTTCTTCGAGGGCACACCTGAGGCTGGACTCCTGGTGGCCCAAACCCTCGCAGGATTCGCAATGCTTTCCAGGACAGTCGATTCTGTTTCCCCAATACACGTACTTTCCGGAGCCATTGAAGGTTGAGCGATGGTTAAACAAAACGCTTCCCGGGGCTCTTCCAGAGGAAAGTGAGAATCCAATCGCAGAAACCAGAGAAGAGAGGTAGTATAAGAGGGAAATTGCTGCGATGGAGAGTGTGAGCGTGAGGATTGGGGATCTGGGCTTCTGTTTGCTCCTCGGGGGTCTCTGGATCGCCATTGACGTTGCAGAGCCAGGTGCAGAGTGAATAAACGGGAGACGACCGTACTGTATACTCTTTGGacggtgaagaagaagaagcatatGGCGACCAGTGGAACCGAATGGATCTACGatgtaagattttatttatcttttcctttcgaattacatattttttatgggATTGTTAAATGTACATTAACGgtaaattttcttttgttttcatgTGGTTTGGGTtggttttataatttttttttgtaatttaaaattaactcTGTTGCTCTCCATAATTTGCATTTTTAGTTTGTAGACTCCTTCCCTCAATAATGGtattattcaaaatataattgaatcaaattaatataaatttaataagaaaaataaaaaaaagtaaacaaaaataagaaacttaTCCACGATGGTTCCATTGACCAGTCTAATAGATGGAATCCATTATTGATAAGCCATTGACAATTAAactagagagagaagaagatggaggaaaagaaaaaaaagacaacTCACCAATTTTGATTGGTTCTAGATTTCAGCAATCCATTGATGAAATCAACAATGAATTCCATTGCAAGAATGGTGGTTTGAAGATATAATAgagttaacaaaataaatttagggtAAAATGTTGTGATCGTGACGTCAAAAATGATAATAAGAAGAAATGATAGTACTAACTAACATTTTGTAAGGAAGAGAGATAATAGTGTTAATCAAAGGGAAATGGATCAGATATTAgagatgaagagaaaaaaaactaGTTGACATGGGAAAGCGACAATTAGTTTAATTAAGAGAGAAACAAGATAGGTAACAtaaaaaacaaagacaaataatGAAAGGGAGAACATGAGGAGATTAGAGATAATAGATGTAATAGGTAACTATAGTCAAAGATGATGTGTACAAAATGGGGTGTAGAATAGTCTCCTCGTCAAAGATGATGTCTAGCATGAGATAGTGGCGCTTACAAAGGtgcaagagaaaaagaaagatggtagtAAGATGGTGCTAGACAACCAACAATAGTAATGAAAAGGTGTTGAAAAACAAACCATGTTGTTCAATattcatttcttttaatttttaaaaattttgtttgattaaATATAGTATTTGTTGTTGCttcaatacaataattaatttatagtgtGGGAAAATGAGCCTCAATTTAGAATGATCTCGAGAGTTTTAATTATGAAGTCAAGTGAACCCGAGGCCTGCAAGTCTAGGTGTAGATGATTAGGAAACATGTAAGTTTGGATGCACATGTAAGTGTGAGTGCAGAAGATCCTAAAAGTCTTGTGGATGATCAGGTGCCCTGATCATCGGGTGCCCACTTGATGATCAGATGTCATGACAATCGAGTGCCTTACTGAGAAAAACAACTAATCAGTGGGGCAGGTGGGTGTTCTCGTGCAAACCTTACGATGCTTAAATTAGTGAAATGCTAGAGCACAAGAATGAAGTTTGAGTACTCTAGTGACCTTACTTGAGTGAGGAGAtgacccttctatttatagagagggAAGAAATAAGACACGTGGCAGCTTGACCGCATTTTTATGAAAGCATCTTGGTGGCATCTTTGAAGCATCTTAGAGGATTCTCATGGGCCCCAAGAAAGGTCTTGAAAAGAGGCTCTTGAGTTTGGTCTGATGGACAACTCGGGAAGGTCTCTCAACTACGAGAGAGGCTCTTAGGGGTGGGCAACTGCATGCTGAGGCTTGAGGGAGTGCAAGTGGCTGAGTAAGGAATACATGATTGAGTGGAGGTCatgccactcggtcatgattgAGTGAAGGCTAAGCCACTCAGCTTTTGGGGCTTTTTGCTTTCCCCTTTACTTCGTCTTCTATCATTCCTTTTCCTAAACTTTATTTTTGGCAATCTTTCTTGAAAGTGATTTTCTTGTAAACTTGAGAAGGCAAAGTCACTCATGCTTCCACTTGGTCGTGATGGAGAGGCTTTGCTTCCACTCAATCATGGCTAAGTTTCTAGCTTAGCTTGGCTTCCTTttgatgttttgcatttgatataattttttataatgaaaaacaattgtattttgatgatgaaataaagttatgagatttcaatgttaaagaattttatgattcgaaatattatttttcatgttatcatttatcgtttcagtttttataaaaagaatagtcgactatgtgtttatgttctgtcgactatgtctgaaaatagtcgattatgctggtttgatctgtcgactatttaaggcttctgtcgactatttttggatctgtcgactatcatgtaaggatagtcgactatggctttttaTTTGTcgattatttttgttcataaaattcaaaatcctcttcatatttttgcatttgtagactatgtttatgtgtttgttgactatggaaaatttgtgttataagatagtcgactatgcattcttgtctgtcgactgtcttattttacttgtaaaaatagtcaattatgcattttcttctatgGACTATattttttgcagaaagcttccaacggctagtttttcaaactccaacggtcacaaacggctacatttctcttcaatattTTGagaagcttatatatacaattCAAACAAGATCAAGAGTTGGCTAATGGACgaaaacgagatgatctaaatattacaaatcattttattcgaaACTTACAGTattctgtgctttcattgttatacttttctttcCAAGactttgttttattattattgatatattcatttaagccttgtttaattttgagagacattgtaactaaaagattcatctcttagattctctccaattgtacactttttgtatttcctagcttgtgtaacTAAAGGGCCTATTTAGTTTAAGTAAGaagttgtatttcctagcttgtgtagctagagggcctacttgtgtaagtaggaggttttagtgaattggttcaaatccttagtgggagataaggtagtggattaggcttggtttaagccgaaccactataaatcctttatgtcatttattcttcttgctttacatttatcatttcatatgttctatgttttaaatcactaaaacctcaatcgAGTCAAaattttttcaagttctatcaagatttttaaaatatccaattcacccccctcttggtgtgtgccatagcacctctcggtccaataattggtatcagagccttgttccCACTGTTTTTCattggtttaacaacctagggatAAAGATCCACAAATGGCACATATTTTTGACTCATCAAAAGTTGAGGGTCAAAGTACCACTCGTCCACCTTTCTTTAATGgtactaactttaatttttggaaaacaaaaatgctcATCTATCTTATGCAGGATACAAGCTTTGTGCAAGTGATTAAGAAAGGAGTTACATTGGCCgatatggaaaatatggagacttGGACAGTAAAGAGCCATGAACACTTTGTTTTGTACTCTTTGCGTCGAAGAGTTCAACCAAGTCTCAACATGCAAAACGGCCaaagagatttgggacaaattagagGTCACTCATGAAGGCACCAGTCAAGTCaaggaattaaaggtaaatttactaattcatgagtatgaacttttttctatgaaatcttgGGAACCTATTAATGAGATGTTTACAGggtttaataatattgtcacaAATTTAGAGGCCTTGggaaaaactttttcaaatggAGAGAAAGTTAGAAAAATCCTTAAAAGTCTACTCAAGAAATGAAACTCCAAAGTGACGGCTATTCAAGAGGCTAAAGACTTAGATAACTTATCTTTTAATGATTTGGTTGGATCTCTCATGACTCACGAGATCATGATGAAGAGAGATGATGATGAGAAAAATAGAGATAAGAATCTTCTTTTCAAAGTTTCACACTCatctagtgatgatgatgatgatgatgatttgatgataattacTAGAAAATTCAAAAGGTTCCTCAGTAGAAAAAGTTTGGATTTGTCCCACCTCAGTCGCCCAAAAGACGACTGCCCAGAGGGTGATTGAGAGGCTCACAAGTGCGGCGGGACTCCTGATCGTTGAAGGGCGATAGCTTGAGTTAACCCATGGTTGTGGGCCCATGATGACACgatatgtgtaataccccacgAGCCCAGAggaggatagtatatatcgagaataagtaaggaaggaaacaacactagctgaatgccttttaggctgaatgtaggcaaagaactcccaagttaagtgtgtttgacctggggtaatctaaggatgggtgaccctcctgggaggttcgcataggcccatcagggaaAGTTATCCcagaccttcctatcgctcaatgcggggtgttacaaaaatatgtgtCAACATTTGGCGTCGTTTGTGGGAACCTCCTTGGTCGAACTATCCTCTGTCACCCC is a window encoding:
- the LOC127788975 gene encoding uncharacterized protein LOC127788975; this translates as MLLLLHRPKSIQYGRLPFIHSAPGSATSMAIQRPPRSKQKPRSPILTLTLSIAAISLLYYLSSLVSAIGFSLSSGRAPGSVLFNHRSTFNGSGKYVYWGNRIDCPGKHCESCEGLGHQESSLRCALEEALFLQRTFVMPSRICINPIHNKKGILHQSGKVTSEETWTANSCTMDSLYDLDLISNTIPVILDNSESWHHVLSTGMKLGDRGIAHVQGVSRADLKEKSQYSNILLINRTASPLSWFMECKDRNNRSAIMLPYSFLPSMAAKKLRNAAEKIKTFLGDYDAIHVRRGDKLKTRKDRFGIARTLHPHLDRDTRPEFILCRISKWVQPGRTLFIASNERMPGFFSPLAVRYKLAYSSNYSSILDPLIENNYQLFMVERLIMMGAKTLIRTFKENDTDLGLTDDPKKNTKSWQIPVYTMDGESC